The DNA window CTTTTCAGGGGTGCAGCCTGTTGGGGAGAGGTGGTCAGAGGACTGCCTTGTGGCATTGCAAAGAAGGGTATCAAACCGAATCCTGCACATTGAGATCCAGGGAGCGCACGAGGGCAAAGCCTTGGTAGCTCTGATTGACGAGGCCAGTGATCCTCAGGCCAATGTAGCCGAGCTGCTAATCTCTGCAGGTTATGCTGCTCCTGCTCCTAATCCTACTCCCCCTACTCCTCCTACCAGCAGTGACCACCAGACTGAGGAGACAACTGCTTCTGCAGAACAAAATGGTGGGAATTGTCTGAAATATATCCTTATGAAATTGGACATTATTTTAGTTTGAACAAGGGAGCATTAAATGTCTGTGTAAATGTAATATCGTACAAGTAGTATGTAAAACAAAGgtgaaaacatcaaaatctaaaaaataatgatCAGATTGGAGcaataattgtgtttttttttgacagaaatctctaaaaaaaatgtcactgacTGATTCTATctcaatattttacagaacatCAATCACTAGGCCAGTTTGCaagaatgaaatttaaatcagtCATTGTGGCCGTCATGTCATAAATCTGCCTTCCATAGTCAGTTTATTATAagtaaatgtttgtgtgtttccgCTACTGTTTTCCTGAGAGTTTTGTAACTTAGTTATCAAGTACAAAATCTGATTGAGCTTCGAATACCTGTTGGCCTATTTATGATTCATATTTCTGTGTTGTAATGTGCCCTTTAGTGTGTCCCCCGGTGGCTGAGCCTTTGGTTTGGTCTACTACTGAGCTTCCCTGTGATGGCCAGACAGTGGCGCTACTAGCCAGTTTTGTGGAGAGCCCGGGAGACTTTTACTGCCGAATAGACAATCCTACAGGTATTGTTTCCTCAGACTAGAGAGCTATCATTATTGATTTTTGACCGAATAATCTCATTTATGACAGATAATTGCCACGAGAAGTAATAcatattctgtttctgttgagtgtttttattctttttttttccttaatgaACATTAAATTTCAAAGGGTGATCACTTTGTTTTACTGAATGTGTTGCTGTTGACCATCAGTGAtactgtatttttaacaaatttttaGATATTCTGTGAATCAAACACTGTTTGGCACTGTTGCATTAGTTTCTATATCAAATTCTATCAAAGAAGTAACAGATGAGATCaaagtttttatattttgatgcTTTTGATTTGACAGTGTTTGTGCCACCTTAACAGTttaatttatctgtttttgtgtttgtcagacCATCAGCAGCTGATAAACCTGGAGGCTGAGTTAAAGCAGCATTGTGAGGCTGATACTTCGCCTTTTGTGCCTAATGTGGGACAGCCCTGTTGCACCGTGTTTCTTGGTGAGACCATACTCCTTCAAATACACTGCCATTTAACGTTGTTTATTTCCAGACATCTTTGActtgatttttaatgccatttagattgatgttttttttgtatgtcttgGGATATTGTACATAATTTACTGCTTGTTCCCCAGGTGATGGAGCGTGGTATCGGGCTATGGTAAAGGAACTGTGTGAAGACAAGGTGGCTGTGAACTTTGTGGACTATGGCTACAGCATGAAAGTTGAAAAGAGCAACCTTCGGTCCATCACACCCCAGCTCCTGACACTACCCTTCCAGGCAGTTCACTGCTGGCTTACAGGTAGTGTGAATGTATGAGGAAGAAAACATCAGTTTACATCAggggcatggctcagtgggtagagtggctgtcttgtaactggaaggttgccggttcgatcctcggcccgttgagctcatgtcgaggtgtccctgagcaagacacctaacccccaattgctcctggtgggtcgtggatGCATGACAGcctccgccatcagtgtgtgtgtgaatgggtgaatgtgacatatcatgtaaagcgctttggataaaagcgctatatagatacaaccatttaccattttactaGCCAAAAGTGTATCTCACaattatgtctttttttctctgttggGGCTTTCTCATCACCTGGAAATATGTATCAGTTTTTATCCCCTgccggccgtaggcacggaggaggatattggcgtgggcacgtaCGTCAGCATTTCGTTTCTGGAGCATATCTCTGAAACTACTtcagggatttcattcatattgcacccaggccatctctatgtagtatagatgtgccttttgaggtgtatgaccttgacctgattttcaaggtcatagtgaggcactccaaatattttttggtttccggatcatatctcaaactacttgagggatttcagtcatattgcgcacactaagcctgttggtaatgtagatgtggtTTTTGGGGtccatgaccttgacctgattttcaaggtcatagtgaggcacttcaaatattttttggtttccggatcatagctcagaaactacttgagggatttcagtcatattgcgcacactaagcctgttgggaATGTAGATGTGgtttttggggtgtatgaccttgacctgactgttttttttttttttatttttttattattgtagtgaagatgtatcattttgtaggtgtatcgtccgctatatattattatttattgcacTTAGAGGTACTttatataaggcgggggatgtttttagcggagcgtgtttattaaTAGTTTGCAAAAGCTCATCTACAGTGTTGAATGCCATATAAAAGAATTTCTTCACCAGAACTGTGTGATAATGAGATAAGAATTCTTCACATATTTGAGTAATGAAAGAAGTAGTTGTTTGAGGGTTCcaaatgttgaataaaaagAGTATATTAGGTTTTTATTGACTGGTTTGTGTTTGAGTTCAGGTGTGGAGCCCCAAGGATCAGAGTGGAGCAGTGAAGCCCTGCTGTGGTTCCAGACTCAGGTGGAGGCCAAGCAGCTCTCTGCACGTGTCCTTTCTGTCACTGAGCAGGGCTATGGTGTGGAGCTGGAGAGCAGAGGGCAGAACGTGGCAGCTGTCCTAATTTCTGAGCATCTAGCCAAAGTTCCTGGAGAGGCTGCCAAAGAGACTCAAACAGAGACACTCTCTGGAAACAAACAACAAGAGagtgtgaagaaaaatgagcacCACCAATTACAGACAAAAGCCACTTCCAAAGAGATAACTGAACAGCAGACTGCAGTGCCAGCAGAAGGTCAGCAAGAGTGTTGATGTCCTCAAGATGAAATGCTGTGTTTGATCATCTTAAAAGCCTAGTTTGATATGTTGTGGTCTGGTTTCAGTTCCGTCTTTTCCAGTGGACTGGAAGACAGTGGAGCTGCCTCTCAACGAGCCCTTTCAGCCTTACGTTGCTGCTGTCATTAGTCCTTCCCTCTTTTACCTAATCGGTCCCACACAGGGTGAGCTTATTCCTCTGTTTCTcataaaatacacatacatGACAAGAAGTTGCCATGGTTGGCTGTTGTatctgctgcatgtgtgtgtgtgtgttttttttttttgtgaagtaGACCAGCAGAAGCTTCAGCAGGTGATGATGGAGCTGCTTGCCTATTGCAGCAACAACCATGCCACTCTATCCTCAGTTATAAAGAGCAGACCAGCTCCAGGGGCTGCCTGTTGCGCCCAATTCTCTGGTGAGGataaaaatgattgtttaatAAGTATATCTATATTCATGTGtcttatgacattttttaagaaTTGGGCCTGTAGAATTGAGTGTAAAGTGCATGTTAGTCTTGTCATTGATCACATGTCCCCTCACATTTGATGGTGTCTTTAATTGTCAGTACTATTGACAGAAAGTGAGTAATTCAGGTTCAGTGTTTGCAGTGGCTAAGCTCTCACGAGATCCAACACACTTGGTAAAACGTAGTAAAAGCAACAGCAAATGTACTCATGCGTAATAGCTGACAGTATCCTTAAGCAGTGTAGTCCCTGTGGAGAAACTTTATTTGGCATATAAATGTAGTTGAGTGCCATGAGGTGGAACAATTTTCACATCGCATCAAGGGTTATGTGGAAATTACAACAGAGTTAATAGATAATGTCAGCAGGGGAAAGCCCCATCACTCGGGCAATATCATTCCCTCACACTGTTAATTGATTAAATGTAGGCGAAAGACCAGCTGATCCATCACTGAGCTAGTCCACTCACACAATCTTACAGTATATCTTTCTCTCATTTCTCTCAGTTTTATGTTTGCTCACAGAGTTCTCTCGACCCCACCTGCAGTTCTTGCCCCTGCAGACCAAAGCTGGTAATTCCATGTCTGCTAGTAGATATAAttacatagtgtgtgtgtgtgtgtgtgtgtgtgcatggtgGAGTGTAGGAGGTTCTTTAAACACAGTATGCAGGTAGGTGACTTACAGCCTGGCATACATTCCACAGTCCAGCTAACAACAGGGTCTGTTGTAATGGAATTTTTGGTGTTGTCTGTAGAGCAGCTGTGTAGGTAGAATTGTCTATGCTACCCTTTAAATGCGagtttatgattttttttttgtttgtttgttttgaagttCAAAAAATAGGGAATTTATTTGTGCATGCTTTTGGCCTTAGACATTTTATCCAAGACATCGTAAAAATTCTTTTCAttgtaaaatgtttagtttGAATGCTATACAACAATGCAAAATTATAGAGTTGAGTGAAACATTgcaccttttgtttgttttttaccagGAGACAATAACTGGTAtcgtgcagtggtcctggaagTCGGTGAAAATGAGATGAATGTCATCTATGCAGACTACGGTAACAGTGAGAAGGTGCCATTCTCCCGAATCTTGCCAATCCCCATGcacctgctgcagctccccTTTCAGATCACTCGCTGCACCCTCACTGGTAAAGCTAAAGggattttaattatttcagaCTTGAATACAAGTGTTCTTTGTAGCTTCTCTGGCCTGTAGCATTTTGCTTCCCCCTACACCCTTCTGCTCCATGTCCTCCGTTCATAGGTAAGGAGCGCTTTCCAGCTGAGTTGCCAAAGGAAATACAGCAGATGTTTCAAATCACACTGCTGGGCGATGTGATTGCCACGGTTCACTCCTTCGATGGTTCTGCCAACGTGCTCCATGTTACACCTACTGTGACGGGTGGGGAACTCAGCGCCATAATCTTAAATGCATTAGATTCTCACACCAAGAGCAACCTCTGTCCAGCTGCCTCCCAGAAGGCCGACAAAACTGACAGCAGTACATCTGTCAGCACCGCAGCTACACCCGACTGCCCTGAGCCCAAAGAAGCACTTGAAATGCAGAAAGGGCAGGAAAGTAGTACTGGGCCAGTTAGTACCACTGGACCCAGTCAGACCTCAGAGCCAACAGACCCGAACCTTCAACAGAAAAATACTTCAGCAGTGCCAGTCAATGGTTGGTCAAGTCAGAACTTTGCTGTGACTGAAcagtttatttgctgttttacaCTAATATGCATAAGTAATGCTTTTTGCCATTAAAGTAGAATGGAGCAACCTCAGCAAATTATTCAACtgacattttctgatatttttatggTGCGAGTCATGTTACTTTGTGTATTTATCTCAGTATAAGTTGCCTAAAAGAAGGGATGCAAGTATTTAATGCACACCTTGATTTAATGACATTTAACATAAACTAAGCTGACCTTAATCAGTGTATTTGGATCAATATGTGACTTTTTAAGGTGGTTTTATATTCACTTGGCTCTCTGTGTTGTTACCAGATCCTCAGACCTCTGGCTGTTGCTGTCTGAGCCTGAAGACGAAGGTCAGGGCACATTTCACACcccactccccccccccccccccccaaaaaaaaaaaaaaaatgataaaggcTGAAATTGttactttttgaaaataaaaagtatTCTTGTGTCTGTGTAGAATGTGATACTAATGCTTCATGTCTTCTTTAATTCTGAAATTCGATGCAAATGGAGATGTAGCACCCAATAATGTCATATTAAGGACATTCTATTAGATGATTTGTCAAGTTATTGCCTGTTAATGCATGTTTGTACAGGTTAAGTGCAATTATCACATTTTTAGGACTTCCATTTCATTGCTGCCTGCTACAgaacatctttttttccccctcttctaCAGATTGATCATCTGGAACAGCTGATGGAAATGCAGCTTTCTCTAATCAAACAGCTTGTTGGACAGATGAAATGACTTCCAGTATGTAACTTGATCATGTTGTTTGCCATCTTGTTAAATTCAGAGTTGTTTTTTCTGAACCATTTCTCTAAAACTGGTTAATTCTGATTGTGGTCTCCAGAAACGGCCATCCAGGTTATAATTAATGTTTTCTCCTTATTTAAGATGATTATATCCAACTTTtaattttgtgtccctttggaACACTTCTTTCAtaacttttatgtttttaaccTGTGGTTAAATTCCAGTCACttttagtttttaatatttctggaGTTTTtctgaaaagggaaaaaaaaataacactaaataCACTTTGGCCTACACTTTCTGTTTAAGTGAGCACAAATGTTCAGCCTCAATTATaaaaagtgtgtatgtgtgtcctGTAAGTGTTCCATCTTTCAGTCCTCATCACCTGTTCAAGTAGAATGTCCAGTTTGGCGGATTTATGTTTGACAGtttgtttaaattgttttacataaaagatgtgtgcaaatgtgacAAACTTTTTATAGTGTTGTTTATTTAATTAGACTTTCAGTTTCTTTAGCTTTCTGTCCAAAGCAGCTGGATCTAAAGTGAAATTTTCTAACCCAGTACATGGGTTGTGCTAAAAAAAAGCGATTGCAGTCCGCATTATTCATTACTACATCAACCAATCCAGTCCCTTTTACcaacaaaactgcttttaagGGGTAGTATAACTCATGTAGTGCTGATTTTTCATTGGCCAACAAGTAACTGCAGCTGCTATATTGGACCTGAAAAGTTAGCAGTTCATCAAAATGACTGGATTTCATACATGGACATGGTCataatttaaagattttaacTCGGAGAATAATTGCAAAAGAAGATGCCTTATATTTGTGAAGTTTTTCCACAAAGCCTGTTAATTGCATTCTAAACATTTTATCATACCAAAGACATCAGAAACTATTCTATATTGTAGCCTATAACTTAGGGCTACACATAATCATTATTTCCATTGctgattaatctgttgattattttctggatcAACAGATTGATTTTCTGgtttagaaaatgacaaaaactggtgaaaaatgtgaattacTATTGCTCAAAGGTTAGAAAAACAGCCGCAAATATCTTGATTTGTTCACAGCCTAAAGATGCTCTGTTTACTAGCACAGGggagtaaagaaaccagaaaatactcACATAAAACTAGGCGAGCCAATTAATGGATTATCAGAATAGTTGTCATTGTCAGTTCATTTATCAGCTGACAACGGATCCAGTAATAGCTGCAGCTCTGTGTAATTCCATGTTAAGACCCAAATGAAAGCATCTAAAGATGTTTGGAAAATGAACGAGCATCAGTTTTTGGCAGAGGATCGCTTTTTGGCACACCTGCAGTTCCCCATGCCTTAGTGATGTGCATTAGCTcttgatggagatgaaggattAACCAATGAGAGACGATTATGGCTCTCGGACACTCCCCGTCTTCGCGCTTGACCTGTGTGAGATGAGATGAGGTCAAATTGGAGCCCACCGGCGCAGGTACATCAGAGGTGGGCATGGCGAGTAGGTGGGGTCGCTGCTCTCCCTCTGCCCGCAGCCAGCAGCCTCTTTACATCCGACCTGTGCGGAGGCAAAGCGGTGCAGGGAGACGGAGCTTTGTGGAAAGACGCACCTGGAATTCGTGGATGACTATCAGCGCATGGTAAGAGCAAATTTTGTCGCTTGTGATGCCAAAGCTGGAGTGCGCTTGTTTTGGTCACCTGGTGATGGCGGGTCGCTGTAGCGCTGCGGCCGAGgtttgtggtatttttctgtgttgaaGTAAAGTTTTAACAAGTTGGCGTAGATTTCGCGTAAGTATCCActgttaaacattttaaagtaagCCAGTGTCATATTTACAAATCTATACCAACCAGAACAGCAGTAAAATACTTTTCCCCCACAACTCATTTTGTTCTTAAGCAAGCTGCCACACCAATTTGTTTGGCTTCTTAAGTAAACTAAAGCTCCTGTTGCATGTTAGGGTCACAACCTTTGGCCACATTTTAAACCTGCTTTGACCCTTGACTCACCTAAGAGCGGCCAGATGTTGACAGCAAACTACAAGGTAAGCTACAAGGAAAACAAACGCATTTAAGACCCGTTTCAGGAGAATCGCTGCCTTtggatatttgttttctttcaccaTCTTAAAGTGGGGTATTACATCTATATTCAAGTTGATCCAGACTGATAAACTAAAGATGATCCCCCACCTAAAGTTGGTGTAATACTTAAGATTGGGTTTCTAATTTAATTCTTGCTGTATTCATCTGTGAAAAGTAAAGACTGAGATCATacatcctctgtgtgtgtggtttcCAGTTTGCTCTTGTCACATTCCGATGCTTCAGTGCATGCCAGATCCTTTTGAATTATAGTTAGTTGTGGTTTTTAACCAGACCGTTGCCACGCTAGGCAGGAAAAAAGTTTCCACATTCATCCTCTTGTTATAAAGGTAGCTGTTTCAAGTGAGTCAAcctgaaatattttaaactgtCAGGATGTTTGTCAAAGTGACACAGCCACTCCAAGTACAGGTTAGGAGAGCTCTGGGTTTTGTATGAAGTTCGTCCAAAAAGTAGCACTCCTTTCTAATTATAGACTGCAGAGTGGAGACACTTTCCAATCCAAGAACTGATTCAAAACAGACGGCGCATCCGTGGCTTAGGCCTTCCTTTTATTAACTGAAGAGGGTGTATTTTTTGGGAATGTCCCGGTGTGTAggtatatttttaatttgatatGTGAAAATGAGAATTAATATCTTCAAGGTTAAGCACCTGATTCAACTCAGAAGTGGGAGAGACATTAAAACAGGAGCATATCGGATTATTGAAGATTTTCCTTCCCCAAGCATACACAGGTTGATCAGTACAGCTATTTCAATTTACCTGAAATGGCAATTTCAGTGGAGACAGAGCAGAAAAGGTGTTCACTGGCAGACAGAAAGTAGAAAGACAGACTGGTGGAGGGATCCAAAAGAATGCTTGTGAAGAGGCAGCCAATTCTGAGACAGGTGTGTGCACTGCACATGCgtgcgtctgtgtgttttataCGTCGACATGCCTGGCTGCTTTCCTCTACAAGCATGCGTGCTCTGAGCTGCACCCCCCCTGGCAGTAATGAAATCTCTTGTCGGCAGGACGTACCGGCGAATGCACAAATAAGAGCATCAGTAGCCTTTGGTGATGTTTATCAGTCCAGGGCTGCTCAGACAGCCGCTGCATGTCAGCTCTGCAGATCTgtatcacagacacacagactccTCTTAAACAGAGGCTCCGTCCTGCACACAATTCTATCTCTGTCTCAGGGAAACACACAGCTTTGCCTATGCACAAGGTTCCTCTGGCACATCCGTCCTCTTTACCTACAGCAACACACGCACTTTGAGAAACAGGCAGGATATTATGGGTAAACTTATCAGCAGCCAGACTTAATCAGACTTTATCTGCAGTCCGTCAACAACCATGCAGAGCTGACAGATGACAGGTGGGATTGTCAGGCTGATGGAATGTTTACGATGAGGTCAGTGTGTAGTTAAGCTCGTTATATACACCTGTGTAATCAAATGCAATCCAAGACAGCATTAGTACTTTCAGGTATATGTTTGATAACACTGCGGTGGTCCTTTATGGTGGCCATATACCTAAATTACTGAATTTTGACCTTAGGGATGTCGTATTTACAGCACTTGTCAATGCACTAACCAAATCCTAGAACACTATAATCTCTAAATATGGCTTTTAATGTTACCAAGTTGACCTAGTTCCTGTTTGACTGTCAATAAAATCTAAACATTATGAATTAAATATTATTGCATTAGACTAtaatatgtattattattataaggaGGGTCCATCTCCAGTAGGCTTGCTTCTTCTTAAAAGTCTCCATGGCTTGTAATCTTAAGCACAGTGGGTTTGAAAGACATTAATGTGTAACTCATACCTTGACAACCTATTTCCCAGCTCAACAAGCTGTCGATCTCACGATAAACACAGAGGACAtaatacacatacacacttctATACACATTCCTGTTAGAGTTCCTCACTACACACATCAAAAGCAGTTTACATTATGCTGTAGGAGTTTCTGGAGAGCTTATTGTAGTCTCTTTGACCCAGACAAAACACTGATAGGTGCACATGCTGGTGTCAAATCAGTCAAGTGCTCTGTGTAGACATCTTTGTGTAAAGAATTGTGTTTTGCCATGCACCAGTAGTAGATGGTGGTTCCTTTATGCATACTGCAGTGTggttaaagaaaaatcatggtaATCCTCATACAACTCTCATATTTCTCACCTGAAATTGTAATAATAACCATAGCCTAATCATTCAGAAGTGCAGACTTGTTGTCAGACTTGCAGATGTACGCacaaagtgtatttttttttatattaaaaagcAGTCAGTCAAACACCAACACCCCGGTGTTTCTTTGAGGAGGCCGACACTCATCAGGTGTCCCTTTATGCAGTTCTCTTTGAAAGGTCAGGGCTCACTGCCACTTAGCTGTGAAAACATGGTCAGGGTGACTACTTTACCACCTCACTTAcctgatcataaagtaaatgtGCCTTATAGTTAGTGTCCAATAGGAGAACAAAACCAACTTCTTCCCCTGTCCTTTTGCTGAGCCTGTGTTGTGAATTTCAAGGTTTCCTGTTGAAATAGCACAAAAAAGCttacaaaatggaaacaaaacaagttcTTTACACCCCCTGGCTATTGAACAATTGTTCCTGCTTGACATTTTGTACTTATGATTGAACATGGCACGATGTTTTTCCTCCCGTTGGGAAGAACTGAATGTTTTCACGGATAAAAGTCCTTCAGGTGATACAACATGTGAATGCAAACTCACTCTTATTGAGCACATCTAGCTCCATTTCAAGGGGTCAGGTAGGAAA is part of the Acanthochromis polyacanthus isolate Apoly-LR-REF ecotype Palm Island chromosome 19, KAUST_Apoly_ChrSc, whole genome shotgun sequence genome and encodes:
- the tdrd1 gene encoding tudor domain-containing protein 1, with the protein product MNRSFSPNLVRPNQPLRKPSSSPVAPFTVSPPRHLNLSGGTPVRPLLGSVLPALTVYFCNYCGQQGNFRCKRCKKVPYCSVVCQTEDWKAHRHVCKSVEPQVTNEKPKEITASPISGDRASLVELKHDDPSSLQRVYLKDLHTNKINKGGDFQACVVEFYSPGRFFLIPQSPELQEALQSIAKELQKVNSSPSVTTYVPCVGEVCAVQFSCDLNWYRGLVQTLTEDQKMANILYIDFGNEENVPVYRIRPLPANIQPFCPCAMECRIAGVVPVVSKWSGESCTATSQLIVGRAMTARLVDTQEDGRIHAVDILLSMGKQLSTFLLEHGYAQEEMVNIAPTEQDINGLVNASLANFQCLSFGKDDNAWAEPPEPLTQAVGDKVSVVITHFQSPDEFIVQKVENAGVIQDLQLKLREHCSQVAAPHNFRPAPGTVCCAQFSEDKQWYRAKVMAYSSETRVCVGYLDFGNSEEVDLGHLRRISTSLLALPMQAMPCGLAGVQPVGERWSEDCLVALQRRVSNRILHIEIQGAHEGKALVALIDEASDPQANVAELLISAGYAAPAPNPTPPTPPTSSDHQTEETTASAEQNVCPPVAEPLVWSTTELPCDGQTVALLASFVESPGDFYCRIDNPTDHQQLINLEAELKQHCEADTSPFVPNVGQPCCTVFLGDGAWYRAMVKELCEDKVAVNFVDYGYSMKVEKSNLRSITPQLLTLPFQAVHCWLTGVEPQGSEWSSEALLWFQTQVEAKQLSARVLSVTEQGYGVELESRGQNVAAVLISEHLAKVPGEAAKETQTETLSGNKQQESVKKNEHHQLQTKATSKEITEQQTAVPAEVPSFPVDWKTVELPLNEPFQPYVAAVISPSLFYLIGPTQVDQQKLQQVMMELLAYCSNNHATLSSVIKSRPAPGAACCAQFSGDNNWYRAVVLEVGENEMNVIYADYGNSEKVPFSRILPIPMHLLQLPFQITRCTLTGKERFPAELPKEIQQMFQITLLGDVIATVHSFDGSANVLHVTPTVTGGELSAIILNALDSHTKSNLCPAASQKADKTDSSTSVSTAATPDCPEPKEALEMQKGQESSTGPVSTTGPSQTSEPTDPNLQQKNTSAVPVNDPQTSGCCCLSLKTKIDHLEQLMEMQLSLIKQLVGQMK